One window of Deltaproteobacteria bacterium genomic DNA carries:
- a CDS encoding BrnA antitoxin family protein: MRKEYDFSTAVRGPIFPPPPGTTRVTISLDNEVLDWFRAQVHAAGGGNYQTLMNDALKEYMRGHQLEDMLRRVIREELHADA; this comes from the coding sequence ATGCGCAAAGAATACGACTTCTCCACCGCCGTTCGTGGGCCAATCTTCCCACCGCCTCCGGGCACCACCCGTGTCACTATCAGCCTGGATAACGAAGTCTTGGACTGGTTTCGCGCGCAGGTTCATGCCGCTGGCGGCGGGAACTATCAGACGCTGATGAACGATGCGCTCAAAGAGTATATGCGAGGTCATCAGCTTGAAGACATGCTTCGCCGCGTCATTCGGGAAGAGTTGCACGCGGACGCCTAG
- a CDS encoding ABC transporter permease produces the protein MMTLWKREIVRFLRQRSRVFSALSTPLMFWVLLGSGFRASFRPPGAPEGTDYLEYLYPGIIVLVLLFTAIFSTISVIEDRKAGFLQGVLVAPVSRASIVMGQALGGATLAVFQGALFLLLVPVAGISLSPMAVPAVLTVMMLVAFALTSVGLTIAWRMQSIQGFHAVMNLILMPIWFLSGAFFPSAGLPSWLAWLMRLNPLTYGMAALRGCFYWGNPASVGQLPSLLPSLLVTVLFAGGAFLLATMTALRKTE, from the coding sequence GTGATGACCTTATGGAAACGTGAAATCGTGCGATTTCTGCGGCAGCGCAGCCGCGTGTTCAGCGCGCTGAGCACGCCATTAATGTTTTGGGTGCTGCTCGGCAGTGGCTTTCGTGCGTCGTTTCGACCGCCTGGCGCTCCAGAAGGGACAGATTACCTGGAGTATCTGTATCCTGGGATCATCGTTCTAGTGCTGCTCTTTACCGCCATTTTTTCCACCATTTCTGTTATCGAAGATCGCAAGGCCGGGTTCCTGCAAGGCGTACTCGTGGCTCCGGTGTCGCGTGCCAGTATCGTGATGGGACAAGCGCTGGGTGGTGCGACGTTGGCAGTGTTTCAGGGGGCGTTATTTCTGCTGCTGGTGCCAGTGGCGGGAATTTCTCTTTCTCCGATGGCGGTTCCAGCCGTTCTTACCGTCATGATGTTGGTAGCGTTTGCGCTGACCAGTGTGGGGCTCACGATCGCATGGCGGATGCAATCGATTCAAGGCTTTCACGCAGTCATGAATTTAATTCTCATGCCGATCTGGTTTTTGTCCGGGGCATTCTTCCCATCTGCTGGATTGCCCAGTTGGTTAGCTTGGCTGATGCGTTTGAATCCACTCACCTACGGCATGGCGGCGTTGCGCGGCTGCTTCTATTGGGGAAACCCCGCCAGCGTTGGGCAACTGCCGTCGTTGCTTCCTTCGCTTCTTGTCACGGTTCTTTTCGCGGGAGGGGCGTTCTTGCTCGCGACTATGACGGCGTTGCGAAAGACGGAATGA
- a CDS encoding BrnT family toxin encodes MFYEWDPAKAATNRRKHGIDFADAVGVFADEYALRREDPDAVDEQRFVALGWDTLGRPVVVVYTYRGEDIRLISARKATKKEREYYARERR; translated from the coding sequence ATGTTTTACGAATGGGACCCGGCAAAAGCCGCCACCAATAGACGAAAGCACGGCATCGATTTTGCCGATGCCGTCGGTGTCTTTGCCGACGAGTACGCGCTACGACGCGAAGACCCCGACGCAGTGGACGAACAACGCTTTGTCGCCCTGGGCTGGGACACCCTGGGAAGGCCGGTTGTCGTGGTGTACACCTATCGCGGCGAAGACATCCGGCTGATTTCGGCGCGGAAAGCCACCAAGAAAGAACGAGAGTACTATGCCAGAGAAAGACGCTGA
- a CDS encoding COX15/CtaA family protein codes for MTNPTTYSPLSPWPHRFALLTVIATFPLLFVGGLVTSLGAGLAVPDWPTTFGYNMFAYPWSRMVGGIFYEHSHRLFGSAVGLLTILLAVSLWWWESRPWLRKLGLVALGAVILQGTLGGLRVVLLQQTLAIVHACFAQAFFALAASIALFTSEEWCGQPVKYGSPDTESIRRLGLLTMGFLYLQLILGAIVRHRGELVELHMLGAAVAAVHIFLLASRAGRVQAAVPRLARSAALLRGLLLAQLSLGFGAYFAKFTAAGMFLNPYLVPLATSHVVIGALMFVTSVRLTLRAFRFLGLPSPVLDAPLVSGNVSV; via the coding sequence ATGACCAACCCCACAACATACTCCCCATTGTCTCCCTGGCCGCACCGCTTCGCGCTGCTGACGGTGATCGCGACCTTTCCGCTGCTCTTTGTCGGCGGTTTAGTCACCAGCCTGGGTGCCGGGTTAGCGGTGCCGGACTGGCCCACCACGTTCGGCTACAACATGTTCGCTTATCCGTGGTCACGGATGGTCGGCGGCATTTTCTACGAGCATAGCCATCGGCTGTTCGGCTCGGCAGTAGGATTGCTGACCATTTTGCTCGCTGTCAGTCTCTGGTGGTGGGAATCCCGTCCGTGGCTGCGTAAACTTGGCCTCGTCGCTCTGGGAGCAGTCATCCTACAAGGAACGCTCGGCGGATTACGTGTCGTGTTACTCCAGCAAACCTTAGCGATCGTTCATGCCTGTTTCGCCCAGGCATTTTTCGCGCTCGCAGCAAGTATCGCGCTCTTTACTTCCGAGGAATGGTGCGGACAGCCGGTCAAGTACGGCAGCCCTGATACCGAATCCATTCGACGGCTCGGATTGCTGACGATGGGCTTCCTCTATCTGCAACTGATTCTTGGTGCCATCGTGCGGCATCGTGGGGAACTCGTCGAATTGCATATGCTCGGCGCGGCAGTGGCCGCTGTGCATATCTTTCTGCTCGCGAGCCGGGCAGGCCGGGTGCAGGCAGCGGTCCCCAGGCTGGCACGGTCTGCAGCTTTGTTGCGCGGCCTTTTACTCGCACAGTTGAGCCTCGGCTTCGGGGCCTACTTTGCGAAATTCACCGCAGCAGGTATGTTCTTGAACCCATATCTGGTTCCACTAGCGACGAGTCACGTAGTCATTGGCGCACTGATGTTCGTCACCAGTGTCCGATTGACCTTGCGTGCCTTTCGCTTTCTCGGCTTGCCGTCACCAGTTTTGGATGCTCCGCTCGTTTCAGGAAACGTTTCCGTATGA
- a CDS encoding ATP-binding cassette domain-containing protein: MPGELFAFLGPNGGGKTTLFKILSTLLPATSGEAEVFGQSLVQNPHAVRSHLGVVFQHPSLDPKLTVMENLHHHGHLYGLRGKLLHERATEMLRRLSLVDRAHDVVETLSGGMQRRVELAKGLLHKPKLLLLDEPSTGLDPGARRDFNHYLVQLRDQEGVTVILTTHIMEEAERCDRVGILHQGHLVALDTPDALKAQVGGDVVAIRAAHPQELREKIALRFGCEPVLVDGSLRVERPRGHEFVREVVEAFPGEVESVTFGRPTLEDVFIHQTGHRFWTAEENEGQAT; encoded by the coding sequence CCTTTTCAAAATTCTTTCAACCCTTTTACCCGCAACCAGTGGTGAGGCGGAAGTCTTCGGACAAAGCCTGGTGCAGAATCCGCACGCCGTGCGCTCGCATCTTGGTGTGGTGTTTCAACACCCCAGTCTCGATCCGAAGCTCACCGTGATGGAAAATCTCCACCACCACGGTCATCTCTACGGGTTGCGAGGAAAACTGCTGCACGAACGGGCGACGGAGATGCTCCGGCGGCTCAGCCTCGTGGACCGCGCCCACGATGTGGTCGAAACCCTTTCCGGCGGTATGCAGCGACGGGTGGAATTGGCGAAAGGATTATTGCACAAACCCAAGCTGCTCTTGCTCGACGAGCCGAGTACAGGCTTGGACCCGGGCGCGCGCCGCGACTTCAACCACTATCTCGTCCAACTGCGCGACCAAGAAGGAGTCACGGTCATTCTGACGACGCACATCATGGAAGAGGCCGAGCGTTGCGATCGGGTAGGGATTCTCCACCAAGGGCATTTAGTAGCGCTCGATACGCCGGACGCCCTCAAAGCGCAGGTGGGGGGAGATGTGGTCGCGATTCGCGCGGCTCATCCACAAGAGTTGCGCGAAAAGATCGCTCTGCGGTTCGGTTGCGAACCAGTCTTGGTGGATGGATCGTTGCGGGTCGAGCGCCCGCGCGGGCATGAATTCGTGCGCGAGGTAGTGGAGGCTTTTCCCGGAGAAGTGGAATCCGTTACCTTTGGGCGGCCAACTTTAGAAGACGTATTTATTCATCAAACCGGGCATCGATTTTGGACGGCTGAAGAGAATGAGGGGCAGGCAACGTGA
- a CDS encoding DUF420 domain-containing protein — protein MTYLPTLNACLNATSALLLITGFYFIRQRNIAAHRVCMVSAVIVSTLFLISYLTYHYSAGATRFPGQGFVRILYFAILLSHTVLAAIVPILALVTLWRAVRGQYDKHRRLARWTLPIWLYVSITGVMVYVMLYHLYPVQR, from the coding sequence ATGACGTACCTTCCCACCCTCAACGCCTGTCTGAACGCCACCAGCGCACTGTTGCTCATTACCGGCTTTTATTTCATCCGTCAGCGCAATATCGCCGCCCACCGTGTCTGCATGGTCTCGGCGGTCATCGTCTCGACCCTCTTTCTTATCTCGTATCTCACCTACCACTATTCGGCGGGAGCGACGCGCTTTCCCGGACAGGGTTTTGTTCGCATTCTCTACTTTGCGATCTTGCTATCGCACACTGTCCTCGCCGCTATCGTGCCGATCTTGGCACTCGTGACCCTCTGGCGCGCGGTTCGCGGACAATACGACAAACACCGCCGCCTCGCGCGGTGGACGCTGCCGATTTGGTTGTATGTGTCGATCACCGGAGTGATGGTGTACGTGATGCTATATCACCTGTATCCGGTACAGCGATAA
- the cyoE gene encoding protoheme IX farnesyltransferase, with product MTLQTDTLTIATDRTRRRAGDFVELTKPRIVVMVLITTFVGFYLGISGTADYLCLLHTLLGTALVAGGTLALNQVIEREADAKMERTKMRPLPDGRLQPTEALVFGALITIGGLLYLALLVNLLSALVTAAIVISYLFAYTPLKMKTSLCMVIGAVPGALPPVIGWAAVRGTLDLEAWVLFAIMFLWQMPHSLAIGWLYREDYARAGFRLLPVLDPQGKSTGRQIVTNCLALLTVGLLPTLIGFTGIVYFFSALALGGMFLWYGIALARSCSREAARRLLFASLVYLPVLLAVMAFDKTGF from the coding sequence ATGACATTGCAAACAGACACACTCACCATCGCCACTGACCGCACCCGCCGCCGGGCTGGGGATTTCGTCGAACTCACCAAACCCCGCATCGTGGTGATGGTCCTCATCACCACCTTTGTCGGATTTTACCTGGGCATCTCGGGCACCGCCGACTACCTGTGTCTGCTTCATACCCTCCTGGGCACGGCATTAGTCGCGGGTGGCACTTTGGCGTTGAATCAGGTCATAGAGCGTGAAGCCGACGCCAAAATGGAGCGCACCAAGATGCGCCCCTTGCCCGATGGACGGCTGCAACCGACAGAAGCCCTGGTGTTCGGCGCGCTCATTACGATCGGCGGTTTGCTCTATCTTGCGCTCCTCGTGAACCTACTGAGCGCCCTCGTCACCGCCGCCATCGTCATCAGCTATTTATTCGCGTACACCCCGCTCAAAATGAAGACCTCACTCTGCATGGTCATCGGTGCAGTCCCAGGAGCCCTGCCTCCAGTCATCGGCTGGGCAGCGGTGCGCGGCACGCTGGACCTCGAGGCCTGGGTGCTGTTCGCCATCATGTTCCTGTGGCAGATGCCTCATTCATTAGCTATTGGCTGGCTCTATCGCGAAGATTACGCGCGCGCCGGGTTTCGTTTACTGCCGGTGCTCGATCCTCAAGGGAAAAGCACCGGGCGACAGATTGTCACCAATTGCCTTGCGCTTCTAACCGTGGGCCTCCTCCCGACGTTAATCGGCTTCACCGGCATCGTGTACTTTTTCAGCGCGCTCGCATTGGGTGGCATGTTCCTGTGGTACGGCATCGCCTTGGCGCGTTCCTGCTCCCGCGAGGCTGCTCGGCGGCTGCTGTTCGCCTCGCTCGTCTATCTGCCCGTGCTGCTTGCCGTGATGGCGTTCGATAAGACGGGGTTCTGA
- a CDS encoding heme-copper oxidase subunit III, with amino-acid sequence MAAPSHSQLPVSNAQLGVVMLIAAETMLFVGLIGAYVMFRVGSVAWPSARLYLPVGVTFLNTLVLLASSYTMCRAQYAAREQAQPTLVRRLTLTAALGVSFLTLQGYEWLQLIHDGLTISTGIYGATFYTLIGCHALHVLAAVTWLGVVLSLALRRRATSEHIAACGMYWQYVCALWLALFVLVYLN; translated from the coding sequence TTGGCAGCACCTTCCCACTCTCAGCTTCCCGTCAGCAATGCGCAACTTGGGGTTGTGATGCTGATCGCAGCAGAAACTATGCTCTTCGTTGGGTTGATCGGTGCATATGTGATGTTCCGTGTCGGGAGCGTGGCCTGGCCGTCGGCGCGGCTCTATCTGCCCGTTGGTGTCACTTTCCTGAACACTCTCGTACTCTTGGCCAGCAGCTACACTATGTGTCGTGCACAGTACGCAGCACGGGAACAGGCTCAACCTACCCTTGTCCGCCGTCTCACCCTAACTGCTGCCCTCGGCGTCTCGTTTCTCACTTTACAAGGCTACGAGTGGCTGCAACTCATTCATGATGGTCTCACCATCTCTACTGGCATCTACGGTGCCACCTTCTACACACTGATTGGCTGCCATGCGCTGCACGTGCTCGCCGCCGTCACGTGGCTCGGCGTGGTGCTGTCTCTTGCGCTTCGACGACGAGCAACTTCTGAGCATATCGCAGCCTGCGGGATGTATTGGCAGTACGTTTGTGCGCTGTGGCTGGCCTTGTTCGTGCTCGTGTACTTGAATTGA
- a CDS encoding heme-copper oxidase subunit III, giving the protein MNQVAVDHSDFATPLVTPAARAGWGRLAMLLFLASDAMTFGGLLTGTLVLRAHSSDWPNPASTLALTLGLVMTVLLLASSLTIQQALSAARRSQRRHFRFFLLLTIGAGIAFLVLQAYEWVHLLSEGMTLHGNPWGAPLFGATFYTLTGFHGLHVLAGVVYLLAILRYGLKRSELATCHESVEMAGLYWHFVDIVWLFVFTCVYML; this is encoded by the coding sequence GTGAACCAAGTCGCGGTCGATCATTCTGATTTTGCAACGCCCCTAGTTACCCCCGCAGCCCGTGCAGGTTGGGGCCGACTCGCCATGTTGCTCTTCCTCGCCAGCGACGCGATGACCTTTGGTGGGCTGCTCACTGGCACCCTAGTTTTGCGGGCGCACAGCAGCGATTGGCCAAATCCTGCGTCCACGCTAGCCTTGACTCTCGGCCTAGTGATGACGGTACTGCTCCTCGCCAGCAGCCTGACCATACAGCAAGCATTGTCCGCCGCGCGTCGCTCTCAGCGTCGGCATTTTCGATTCTTTCTGCTCTTGACTATCGGTGCCGGCATCGCATTCCTGGTGCTGCAAGCATACGAGTGGGTGCATTTGTTGAGCGAAGGCATGACCTTGCATGGCAATCCTTGGGGTGCGCCGTTGTTCGGCGCGACGTTCTACACTCTGACGGGCTTCCATGGATTACACGTCCTCGCCGGTGTGGTGTATCTCCTCGCCATCCTACGATACGGACTGAAACGATCGGAGCTGGCAACCTGCCACGAATCTGTCGAAATGGCCGGGCTCTACTGGCATTTCGTGGATATCGTGTGGCTGTTCGTGTTTACCTGTGTGTATATGTTGTAG